The Branchiostoma lanceolatum isolate klBraLanc5 chromosome 3, klBraLanc5.hap2, whole genome shotgun sequence DNA segment GTTTTTCCTCTGTTTAACCATGTTGTGGAAGGATTTTGCTACAACGACTGATAAGAACTCAATTTGAATTCTTCTGGGACCGAGGAAGCGGACAAGTGCAAGTGTGGACGAAACTACAGGATTCCTGGGACTTGGGACTCAGGGACGTGTAGATATCCTTAACAGGTGTTCTGACTGGGAGCCATATGAAGCGGTGCCAAGGTGTGTCTGTCACCTGAGCACGGAGATGCGCAGTACCTGTCACATGGAGGAACACACCTGTATGAAATAACACCTGTTCATGTCGCCATGTAATTTGAGATTGCCCCGTTTGATAATAATTAGCCTTTTTTACATGCGAGTTTCTAAATAGTTTGTGGCCGAACAGTATATTGCAATCAACTCTTCTAGACTTGTTTGCTCAATTCCTAGCAACTGGACTTATCACTTGGGCTTCATTGTAAAACTGTCTTTAAGTTGGGTTTACTTGTTTGAGGCTAAGTGCTGTTTTATTGACTGCCAAGTGACTTTCAGGATCATGGCAGTAAATATAAGAGGATGTCCAGGCACTGTTGTGCTATCCCTGGCAGTGTGTGTTTTTCAATGCTTGTGGTTCCATGCATCGTCACAAAACGTTGCATTAGCTTTAGACGTACAAACGCAGTACACTTTTAATAACCATCCCGGGGTGTATCGTCTTGGAAGTGCCAACCTCACCACGAAAGTGTCCATTCCTGCTGGAGGTGCCGATGCAAGTTTGGAACTGACATTGCCCCATCTAAACTACACGTACCGGCAATGTGACCCACTCTCCATCAATGTCACCTCTTTCAACGGCACCCACAATATAACAGAGGAGCAGCTGACTACAAACTGTTATGACACATACGGTATCACCCTGTATGTGTCTATGGATGGAAATGACAGTGTGATTGCATATGGTAATGATCTGTCGACAAGTGCCACAACAAAAATCACGGCAAGCGCTGATGGAGAGACGCTTTACTTTGATTTTGGTAATGTCGCAAATGGAGCTGCAACTTCACAGGACATCACAATAGCCACACCTTTCACTGTTCTTTCCATTAATAATGTTCGAGACATTCTTACATTTGAAGCCACTCCAACCTCAAATGGGACTGTTCAAGCTGTAAATGCATCCTTCGTTGTGATTGGTCCTCAGCTTGAGATTATTTTCACTGAACTAAATGATTCTGGACCAATAGAAGCTGGTGATAGAGTCCATCTACAAGTTGTTTTGCAACATTCTGGACTATCTACAGAAAATGCAACAAACTTGCAGGTAAGTTGGCTTTTCCCTTTTCTGATATTTTACTGGCCAATTGCTGTTCTGATAATCCTGACTTGGACTCCCTGGTGTGTGATGTGGTGCATTGCCAATGTTCATTTGTCAGTCGCATGATTTTAGCACACAAGTGGAAGATAGGATAGTTTCAAACCTTCTTTTTTCATCTAAATTTTAATTTAGCTATCATTGTCTGATGTTTCCCTATTTTTTTCCTACTCCCACAGTTAGGTGGTAGCATTTATCCAAGAGGCACTTCAGCAGCTACAATTGTCACGTCTTCAGTCTCCACATCCAGCGGCCCTTATAACAACTCCTTCACCACCGATGTGCTGAACTCTGGAGGCaacttgaactttgacctgctGCCCGTTGGCGAGACTGTTACCATCCTGTTGTGGTTCGAGGCACTTGATGGGCTGCTGATCAACAGAAATGTGCAGCTGTCTTTACAACTGAAATATGTGGACCTGGAAGGTAATTAGATTTACTTTGAAGGTTTCTGGCTGCATTGGAGCTTGTGTGCTCAATTGGCTCAATTCATTAAGACAATTGCAGTTGCATTACttaaaagacacacaaaaaatcaaatGTGTGATCTCTTTTTGAAGGACAGAAGATCCATTTTaaaagacctacatgtacataccagaCATAGTTGAATTTATCATGCATGACATTTATCATGCATGACTTGTGCTTCATTTATACCACAAAGATTATTCAACTGATTTGTTCCAAAATGACAaagcatgaaaataaaaatgttacaattttttgatTCCTCATCTACTTTTAGGTCACAATCTTGAGGCTTGGGGTTCAAAGTCAAAGGCAACAAGAGGTTTGACTTTCAACGACCAAACAAAGTTCATTTTGAATGTGGAGAACAATGTTGGGGTTGATCAAGTCGTGGAGGTGACTACGGCCTTCCTGATGCCCCATGGGACTCTTGCAGCAAGTTTGGAACTGGGTGAGTATTTAGAACAAACATCAATAGATATTTTTTCATACATGCATGAATGCACGATTGACTGTATAGCTGCTATTCAGTTTCTGTGTACATTTTGAATAGATTTTTCTGAGAACAATTTTAATAGTCACGAACATGGTGCTCCCTCTAGCCTCATCAGTCTGTAATCTGGTAATCCTGAATGCACAACTGGCATGTGGGGACCTTCAGTCTTACAATAAGTGGTGAGCTGTTGTCCTGGCAATGGCACGTAAACGTAGGTAAGCATGGCTGACAAGATTAAATTGCTTGCATGGAAACTCACAGACAGATGCTAATGAGTGACCTTGGAGAGCCACTGGCATTACCTGCAGCTAAGAGGATTTCTTAAGAAAAAGGCAACTTGATCCAGCAGCAGTGTAACAGAAGTGTAATGCACTTAAAATGTTATTTAAGTTGATACAAAACCTTTAGTTAGCAATGTCTTTTCTTCTGGGAATGACTGTGCAAATTGTATGCGATGAAAGCTCAATGTTAAGACAAGTATAAGGAAAGACTGTGACGTGCATGTTATTTGGATGATTGGCATGTTTATCCCACTCTTGCTGAATAGGTGTATTTGATAAGACATTTCTGCCATTAAGGGTTTGAATTATTGATTATGTTGTGCAAGCTTGGTCACTGAAGCGGATTGAAAGCAGCTGCAACAAAATAACCCATTTCTCAGgcaaaatgaaaaatcaaagagCCATTTTGTATCTCATCACAGGTAAATTTGTGTCTCATTTGGATGTCTTAAATTTATTCTAGTTTCATTTTTAGGaagcaaaatcatgacaaaaacTGTCTGAACTGAAGAGATAATTAAAACTACAGGTGATGAAAACCTTAACTGATTAAAGGGCAATAGGTTTTTGGTGTCACATTGCCCCAATTCAGGACTAGGATTAAAATATGGGTGTCCCAATTTGAATAATGCTAATGTATGAAATTTCTTTTCCAGAGTTCCAGTCTGATGCCCTTGGTCCTGATGACATATTGCTGGTACGAGGAGACCTCCCCCAAAGTGAGGAAGTGACTTATGCCAGCAATGTTGCACCAGTTGATCTTCTGTCACAGAACAGACGCCGTCGTCGTAAGAGACAGATCTTCATCCCTGCAACTGTCCCCATCATCAGGACCTGGACTGTAGGTGACATCGTCTACCCAAGTAGTGTGAATGCCAGGGGAGTGGACACACCAGTATCTATGCTGGTAGGTTGACATGTACAATATTGTCACTGTCAGGTTGTGGTGTGCCAAAATCAAGGTATTAGTTAATGTCTGCACTGTAAGTCTGAGCTGAATCTAAATCTGCACAAACCTAATTTTTGACCACTAGCACGATAAAAATATATTTATCTAAGACATTCCACGATAATCTAGCACTACTTGTTGTGTCTCTTTAAGATTTAAAAGTTCCAGGAGAGAACAGATGTTGTAGGATAAATCTCACAGAAAATGCGCCTGTTTTGAAAGATCAAAAGTTAGAGAATGGAACTCTCTTTCTTTGTATGACTGTCTTTGGGTAATTTTCAATAATTGTATTTCTTCCAGGTAAGCTACCTGGTCAACTTGGACCCAACACAGGTGCAGAATGGAGTGCCATTTAGCCTCACAGCCACACTGAGTGCAGGAGGTACAGCCATTCCTCTAGGAACGAGAACATTTGTCCTGGGACTTCCTGAGCTACAGATGGATCAAACAGTACAGGTAGATATGCATGAAGTCTTCTACATGATCAATATCAGCACATTATTTGCATagagaataatttttttcatatgtaatatacaaaatgtaagtatTGCTTATTAGGCATTAATTTTCTTTGGTACAATTTTTTCTAGTGCCACTACAGTAACTTCTTTCTTCTATGAGTGATAATTCTAAATGCCTTTTGTTTCAGATTGCAGATGACACCACAAACCCAGATGAGGTACGCATCAACGTGACGGTTAGCCACACTGCCCAATCATCAGCAGATGCCTTTGATGTCACCATTTTTTGCGATGCCACAGGCCTGACCATCTTCAACTACAGAAACATGATTCCTATATTCGTTTCACCGGAGGTCACAGTGCAAGGGTCAGAGATCACAGTCACCAGGACTCAGCTTCCAAGTAAATTGAACATCTCTTTCTCTCTAAAAATATGTCAATTTGTTAGATGAATATTTGTCCGTAAATCTGATTCAATAGCTTTAATGACACTGCCAAAAGTGGTTGTCATACATTATTATCCCTCACAATTGAAGGCCCTTAATTAGTTAATTTTCAGCTGGATAGTTTCATTAACTAGTTAGTAATACATGTTTTGcagattgaatgaatgattgatcaGTTGATGCCATTGCAAATCTGTTTCAGTGGGGGAAGAGCTGCTCCTGTCGTTCCAGGCTGAGATGACCTGTAAAGAGCGGACGTGTGCAGAGAGCAGTCCTAACCTCACCatccctgctaatgtcacctacAGGAGTGTGGCAGTACAGCAGGCAGCCAACAGTTCACAGGTGAACTTCAGTTACCAACTATTCTCTTTTGGGGATTCAGGGATCCTTCAGCTTTAATTCAACTTGTTCCTTAGAGATAGTTTACTTTAACATTATTTGTAAGGTAAAATAGTGGAAGGGAGAGTACATTTTGTAGTGCCCCAATAGATTATTATATGTACATCTATATTTGTTTTCAGTTCCAGGGAATAGATTATGGACCTCTCACTGACAGTGTCTGCCTTGGGTTTAACCTAGTGGAGCTCACCAGTGTAAGTTTGTTTCCAATCTCTTTTTTCGACAAATTGTCCTTTTGCCCTTAGGACAACAGTTTGTGCTTTACACTTCTTGTCATATTGTTTTCAGATAAGACTTAACTGCGTATTATGAATTGAATCAAGAAACGTTTGGATGTATATGTAGCTGAAAAATGCACCTGTACATCTTTCAGTTTTGGGCGTCTCCATTGCTTATATGTTTGTTCTGCTCTTTTTTTCCCCCAGTTGTTCCGTAACTATGGTTACATAGGCCTTGCTCTTGTTGTGTTCCTGTTGGTTGGCATCATTGTCGGCATCCTGTGCTGCTTCCTACTGTGCAGGACAAGGGGCATGCAAGTCCGCCCACTGGTaactttaaaacattttgtccTGTATTGCACTTTTTATATGATAACATGTTCACCCAACGTCTTTTTGATCTGCTACAACTGATGTTTTCCCTCAACAATCTCATCATGCCGTGCAGCTGCTTTTCCTTATACCTGCTGACATCAAAAGCATAATCTTCTTATTCCTACAGTTGCAACAACAATAGTCTGTGATAACAATCGTATCAGTGATTTCGTATAACTTTGATATCTTAATTGGCTATCTTTAAATCTGGTCTTAATCAAACTTCTTGACCACTTTTCCTTGTAGCGTGGGAAGAGCAAGAAGAAGCGAGGTGGCCTGTTCTCAGGGCTGAAGAGCAGACTGAAGGGTCTTGGCTCCTGGTTTGGAGAGCTGAATTTTGCCTCCATCCTCACCTTCAGAGACATCAGTAAGATGTTCAGGTGGCTGGACAAGTGAGTACACTTTGAAGTTTCTTCTTTCAAATCAGGGGAAATTCTACAGTCAATAACCTTCTAATAAGAGCATTTTTGTAGCCAATTGTTATGGTCAttgcaaaatatttcagataGGAAGAATTGTTCATTGTTGCTTGGCATGGCCTTTATATAGTTGCTATGGAGTACAAGCTTGTAAAGTGTGTAACATTCCCCATACTTACCCCTTGATGATACATGTTCTTTTGTTATTTACTTCAGTTTGGATATCAAGTCATCCATTGACCTTGACATAAAGCTACAAGGTCATCGTCTTCAGCTGATGATTAATTCCATCAACATACAACTGCAGAAACTCAGGTGTGGTAACTTTGGGAACTTGAATTACTGTTTGTGACAAAATGTAAGGAGGGTATTTCAAACTAGTTGCAATGAAAAGGACAAAACTATGTGCATTTATTTCCAGCTTCAATGtacatgatgatttttttcgcCCTGCAGATTAGTACAATTGATTGCAGACAGTGGCTTCAAGGAACCCTTTTGTAACAAACAgtctgttaaaaaaaaactcctgAACTTTTGGTCCTAAAGCATCTTACTGACTTCTGAACCAAGCATGCACATGTGACATACTGTAATCCACTTATAATACCATACAAGCATAACAGAAGAATCCCTTAATGCAGTTGATGAATGCAACACTGATGTATTGTCCACAGGCACAGAGGGCAGATCTCCAAACCACTCCTTGACAGGATCCAGGACAAGTTCAACAAGGCGTGGCGAGCCCTTTGCAGACGTTTGGATGAGGAGTACCAGAAAGCATTGAGCAAGCTCCATAAGAGGCTGGCAGCTAAAAACAAGGTAAATAATGTGAAAGAAAGTtggcagagagagagaaggacaTCTCTACTTAACTACTGACCAATAGTAagtgtttcagtaccatggagagGCCTAGGTGGAATCCATACACAAGAAGTATAGTTTTGTACATGACCATGTCAGGAAAAACTTGATATGCAGATTGATTCATTGATCAATTGGTTGATCCATTGATATCTTACCTACTCATCAGGACAAAGTGGACAGTCTCCAGAAGAAGCACGAGGAAGAGAGGAAGCAGCTGATTGACAAGACGACCAACACCTCTGAGAAGGAACGTCGAGAGCTGGTGAAGCTGCTGGACCAGCAGCACCAGGTGGAGACAGAGGAGCTGTCATACAGGCTGCAGCTGGAGCAggcagaggaggaggagaaaatcAGGAAGGTGGGGGAAAAGAGGATCAGTGATCTCAAATGGGAGATGTAATGAAGCTGTCTGTATTGTATCCATAGTTCAATTGTGAACTTTATTTCTTGGGTGAATTTTAGTCATTCAGAACAAAACTGTCACATTATCCACTTAACACTATGACATTGTGCAAAAAAACTGAATCATGAGGTGTAGATTTAAACAAATCCTTCATTTCTTGCTTCCTCTTAATGTCTTCCAGGAGTTTGAGCTAAAGAAGCGGGTTGGTCTGAAGGAGCTGCAGCACAACCTTCTGAAGGATGTGGCAGAGCAGGCGGAGCTGTCGGAGGAGGAGGCTGCACGGATCATGAGGGAGCACAAGGAGAACCAGGCAACCATCAACAGGCTGATGGACGAGGAGATGTCACGGCAACGGATGCTGCTGGAGGAGAAGCTGGCACAGAGGAGAGCCATGGCAAAGGCCAAGGTACATTACAATGACGATGGTTTCTGTAGCCATATCAAAACAATAGAATTTTGCTTTTGGTCCTCTTGATGTTGTattgaagaaaacaaagaataaattAAGTACTGAcagatcaaacaatggtggtaCACAAGAGGGCCTAGGGCTAAGGTAACAACAGTACAGTATTATTAAAGCAATATTGCTATATGGTTAGTCCAGCCaatattgtgttgaaaaaatgtagaaatggaaTAGAGAAGGAACTTGATACAACATGAACCAACTGTAACAGCAAATGTATTGAATTGAAGAATTGAAGTAACTGTTGTTATTTGTAGTTGGTCTTCACCATTAGGCTACTAAACCATGGTTGAGTTTAAATCTTTCCTGTTTACATTTTTTCCCTGTGCAGGAGCATCAGGAAGACCACAACAAAAAGGTGCTGAACACCCTGGCCACGCAACAGGCTGGCATTGTGCAGGAGATGCGAGAGTAAGTCATTGTATTTTTGGTCAGGACACACAGCTTTGGTTAATTGCCTCTCAGAATTCTGCCAACCTTTTATTCCTGCAGAGAAAAATAACTCCATTTGTTTCCCCCTCAGAGATGGAAAGTTGTCAGCAGAGCAGGAGAAAATGTTCAAGGAGAGGATTCGCAGAGAGATGTTGGCTGCCAGAGAAAGGCATGACAAGGCGCGGGAGTCAcaagaagcagcactccagaAACGTCTTGCTGAGCTTAAGAAGAAGCGACTGGCAGAGAAGGAGGCAGAGCAGCGTAAAGAAGTGGAGGAGTTTGAGAAGAAGCAGAAGGAAATGCAGAGTGAGGGGGAGGGAGGTTAGTCCAGTAGTTGTAAACATGCTAAATTAAGGTAGCATTAAGCAAATTGCTCCCTTTCAGATTTTTGAATGTCAATAAGTTTTCTTCTGTAACAAATTTGTAGAGAATGTTACACTTCTGTTCTGAGCACATTGTTGATGTCTGTTTCAGATGTTGATGACTACATTGACGTACGTCACCAGCTGATGTCCCGCCATGTCACAGAGATGAACAACCTGGAGATCTCATTGGATAAGGACGCCTCAGACCAACTGGAAAggctaacctttgacctgacaAAGCAGGCCCAGGATGAGATTGTGATGTTCAAGGACAGGATGTGTGCTGAACTAGGAAGTGCTGGTGTGTTATGAAACTTGATTTTGCATGATTGTATTAATCTATCTtcacttaaagttaaagtcatTTTCTTGGTTGGAGGAAGGAATAAGCCAACAATGCTCATTGATCTATGCATAAGAAAGTTATAGCTGTGAAAAGCAAATCAATTTTTTAGCCTTCTCTATGCTGAATTTTCTATAACCACTTATTTGGTGCATGGAAAAGTTTACAGTAGAGGAAATGTTTGgcaaacaaaactgtaacagGTCGATTAGATGTGGTGATGAAAAGTTACACAATGTCTTGAAAGTAGCTGAGAAAGATTGTAAAGAacaaagttacaaaatatgaatgTTTTTATCTCTATGATCTGCATAACCTCAGGACTGAAGGAGAAACAGAGGGACGAGATTCTTGCTCAGCACCGGCGAGAACTGGAGCAGCTGAACGAGGTTCATGAAGAGCAGAAGAGGAAGCAGACACGGGAGCTGGAGCATCGTCTGAAGGAGAAGAGAGCGGAGCTGGCCAAGAGGGCGGAGCTAGAGAGGCAGGAGCAGGAGAAGATACGCGCCAGGGAGGAGAAAATTGTCGGGTCAGTAGGCTTATGTTTGTTTAGATCtgcaagtcactgattgatgctGATTACGACACTGCGTCATATTTAGAACACGGGAAAGTTGTGGATCACAAGGTTGGTAGTTAAAATCACAGCCTACCTGCTGAATTTCTGAGTTAAAATCACAGCCTACCTGCTGGATTTCTGAACACTGATATGCATACTGCTGGTGAGAATTGCAACTCTTTGTAGGAGATATTGGAAAGAGTCAGTCTCCTCTAATTCAAAAACCTCACCTTGAGCATGTGAAAGAGCCCATTATATATGTACTTCTCAAAAAGAGCATGTTTGCAGTATCCAGACTTCCCATGATTGAGCTGAAGTTGTTATTTTCAGACACCTGATCAATGCCCAGACAGCCATCTCTGAGGAGGACAAGGAGAAGATTCTGAGGGAACATGAGAAAAACGTGGCGACACTTGAGAACAACCTGACCTTGAACAAGCTCCACCAGCGCCGCATGTTGGAGGAGAAGCTGGCCCAGAGGAGAGCCAAGGCCATGGAGAAGCTGCAGAAGAAACAAATCAAGCAGGAAAAGGTGCATATTTTGAGtcatataccccccccccccccaaatccaCTTCAATGATGTAAGGTAGCAAGTTAGCAATGTGTTAAAAGTCTGCATGCTCAAATGCTTGCATTTTTTTCCTCTACTTTCATCTTCAAAAGCCTTCAGTAGCAAAGTCTCTCAAAGAAAAGTATATAGAAGCTGTCAATTCCTAGTGATTGCCACTGAAGTAGGGACATTTTTGATAACATCTGATCATTGACCCAATATGTGGAAGTTATTAATTTCCAGAGATTGCCACTGAAGTAGGGAAATTTTTACTAACATCTGATGTTGACCCCTTAGAAGCGTCAGCGTTACCGTGGGAGTGACTCGGAGGGCGAGCAGGACAATGTGACACTGCTGAAGCAGCAGCTGCAGGAGAGGA contains these protein-coding regions:
- the LOC136431110 gene encoding limbin-like isoform X1; the encoded protein is MAVNIRGCPGTVVLSLAVCVFQCLWFHASSQNVALALDVQTQYTFNNHPGVYRLGSANLTTKVSIPAGGADASLELTLPHLNYTYRQCDPLSINVTSFNGTHNITEEQLTTNCYDTYGITLYVSMDGNDSVIAYGNDLSTSATTKITASADGETLYFDFGNVANGAATSQDITIATPFTVLSINNVRDILTFEATPTSNGTVQAVNASFVVIGPQLEIIFTELNDSGPIEAGDRVHLQVVLQHSGLSTENATNLQLGGSIYPRGTSAATIVTSSVSTSSGPYNNSFTTDVLNSGGNLNFDLLPVGETVTILLWFEALDGLLINRNVQLSLQLKYVDLEGHNLEAWGSKSKATRGLTFNDQTKFILNVENNVGVDQVVEVTTAFLMPHGTLAASLELEFQSDALGPDDILLVRGDLPQSEEVTYASNVAPVDLLSQNRRRRRKRQIFIPATVPIIRTWTVGDIVYPSSVNARGVDTPVSMLVSYLVNLDPTQVQNGVPFSLTATLSAGGTAIPLGTRTFVLGLPELQMDQTVQIADDTTNPDEVRINVTVSHTAQSSADAFDVTIFCDATGLTIFNYRNMIPIFVSPEVTVQGSEITVTRTQLPMGEELLLSFQAEMTCKERTCAESSPNLTIPANVTYRSVAVQQAANSSQFQGIDYGPLTDSVCLGFNLVELTSLFRNYGYIGLALVVFLLVGIIVGILCCFLLCRTRGMQVRPLRGKSKKKRGGLFSGLKSRLKGLGSWFGELNFASILTFRDISKMFRWLDNLDIKSSIDLDIKLQGHRLQLMINSINIQLQKLRHRGQISKPLLDRIQDKFNKAWRALCRRLDEEYQKALSKLHKRLAAKNKDKVDSLQKKHEEERKQLIDKTTNTSEKERRELVKLLDQQHQVETEELSYRLQLEQAEEEEKIRKEFELKKRVGLKELQHNLLKDVAEQAELSEEEAARIMREHKENQATINRLMDEEMSRQRMLLEEKLAQRRAMAKAKEHQEDHNKKVLNTLATQQAGIVQEMREDGKLSAEQEKMFKERIRREMLAARERHDKARESQEAALQKRLAELKKKRLAEKEAEQRKEVEEFEKKQKEMQSEGEGDVDDYIDVRHQLMSRHVTEMNNLEISLDKDASDQLERLTFDLTKQAQDEIVMFKDRMCAELGSAGLKEKQRDEILAQHRRELEQLNEVHEEQKRKQTRELEHRLKEKRAELAKRAELERQEQEKIRAREEKIVGHLINAQTAISEEDKEKILREHEKNVATLENNLTLNKLHQRRMLEEKLAQRRAKAMEKLQKKQIKQEKKRQRYRGSDSEGEQDNVTLLKQQLQERISLLSEESQARTDDDIETIRVEMLQERAQALKDQEERLGGLLSSLQMERARELATIEEQREALNKLTTNLVDELSDKGVLTDPECKKVIEQHKKDVDKLEKKLHHQRQRQEEELKKKLTEKMMQREKSMLQLHEERLREIHSQEASKTAARFKMAAMKNKYMMESEKHRGGKSYANKGFQDSDQDDDDDDDEDGCNTSFFGSRMTMVKHCHHSELAEARQKMERGVEQNLEDYRRQWEVKRKQALQEQELKFISGLVKTGRFEREELCSVLTLLFPHNTDIGQMLEKIYTEGSNSSDESDDGRRKKSRGISRRESTLALRIREATLGPYTPPPSTKNKKKRKEGALKRLKKKKHLPPLRNAPETRPEPLGGVDSPHLQE
- the LOC136431110 gene encoding limbin-like isoform X2, with the translated sequence MAVNIRGCPGTVVLSLAVCVFQCLWFHASSQNVALALDVQTQYTFNNHPGVYRLGSANLTTKVSIPAGGADASLELTLPHLNYTYRQCDPLSINVTSFNGTHNITEEQLTTNCYDTYGITLYVSMDGNDSVIAYGNDLSTSATTKITASADGETLYFDFGNVANGAATSQDITIATPFTVLSINNVRDILTFEATPTSNGTVQAVNASFVVIGPQLEIIFTELNDSGPIEAGDRVHLQVVLQHSGLSTENATNLQLGGSIYPRGTSAATIVTSSVSTSSGPYNNSFTTDVLNSGGNLNFDLLPVGETVTILLWFEALDGLLINRNVQLSLQLKYVDLEGHNLEAWGSKSKATRGLTFNDQTKFILNVENNVGVDQVVEVTTAFLMPHGTLAASLELEFQSDALGPDDILLVRGDLPQSEEVTYASNVAPVDLLSQNRRRRRKRQIFIPATVPIIRTWTVGDIVYPSSVNARGVDTPVSMLVSYLVNLDPTQVQNGVPFSLTATLSAGGTAIPLGTRTFVLGLPELQMDQTVQIADDTTNPDEVRINVTVSHTAQSSADAFDVTIFCDATGLTIFNYRNMIPIFVSPEVTVQGSEITVTRTQLPMGEELLLSFQAEMTCKERTCAESSPNLTIPANVTYRSVAVQQAANSSQFQGIDYGPLTDSVCLGFNLVELTSLFRNYGYIGLALVVFLLVGIIVGILCCFLLCRTRGMQVRPLRGKSKKKRGGLFSGLKSRLKGLGSWFGELNFASILTFRDISKMFRWLDNLDIKSSIDLDIKLQGHRLQLMINSINIQLQKLRHRGQISKPLLDRIQDKFNKAWRALCRRLDEEYQKALSKLHKRLAAKNKDKVDSLQKKHEEERKQLIDKTTNTSEKERRELVKLLDQQHQVETEELSYRLQLEQAEEEEKIRKEFELKKRVGLKELQHNLLKDVAEQAELSEEEAARIMREHKENQATINRLMDEEMSRQRMLLEEKLAQRRAMAKAKEHQEDHNKKVLNTLATQQAGIVQEMREDGKLSAEQEKMFKERIRREMLAARERHDKARESQEAALQKRLAELKKKRLAEKEAEQRKEVEEFEKKQKEMQSEGEGDVDDYIDVRHQLMSRHVTEMNNLEISLDKDASDQLERLTFDLTKQAQDEIVMFKDRMCAELGSAGLKEKQRDEILAQHRRELEQLNEVHEEQKRKQTRELEHRLKEKRAELAKRAELERQEQEKIRAREEKIVGHLINAQTAISEEDKEKILREHEKNVATLENNLTLNKLHQRRMLEEKLAQRRAKAMEKLQKKQIKQEKKRQRYRGSDSEGEQDNVTLLKQQLQERISLLSEESQARTDDDIETIRVEMLQERAQALKDQEERLGGLLSSLQMERARELATIEEQREALNKLTTNLVDELSDKGVLTDPECKKVIEQHKKDVDKLEKKLHHQRQRQEEELKKKLTEKMMQREKSMLQLHEERLREIHSQEASKTAARFKMAAMKNKYMMESEKHRGGKSYANKGFQDSDQDDDDDDDEDGCNTSFFGSRMTMVKHCHHSELAEARQKMERGVEQNLEDYRRQWEVKRKQALQEQELKFISGLVKTGRFEREELCSVLTLLFPHNTDIGQMLEKIYTEGSNSSDESDDGRRKKSRGISRRESTLALRIREATLGPYTPPPSTKNKKKRKEGSKRMKKLKEPRPDPLGGSESPDLAH
- the LOC136431110 gene encoding limbin-like isoform X3; this encodes MAVNIRGCPGTVVLSLAVCVFQCLWFHASSQNVALALDVQTQYTFNNHPGVYRLGSANLTTKVSIPAGGADASLELTLPHLNYTYRQCDPLSINVTSFNGTHNITEEQLTTNCYDTYGITLYVSMDGNDSVIAYGNDLSTSATTKITASADGETLYFDFGNVANGAATSQDITIATPFTVLSINNVRDILTFEATPTSNGTVQAVNASFVVIGPQLEIIFTELNDSGPIEAGDRVHLQVVLQHSGLSTENATNLQLGGSIYPRGTSAATIVTSSVSTSSGPYNNSFTTDVLNSGGNLNFDLLPVGETVTILLWFEALDGLLINRNVQLSLQLKYVDLEGHNLEAWGSKSKATRGLTFNDQTKFILNVENNVGVDQVVEVTTAFLMPHGTLAASLELEFQSDALGPDDILLVRGDLPQSEEVTYASNVAPVDLLSQNRRRRRKRQIFIPATVPIIRTWTVGDIVYPSSVNARGVDTPVSMLVSYLVNLDPTQVQNGVPFSLTATLSAGGTAIPLGTRTFVLGLPELQMDQTVQIADDTTNPDEVRINVTVSHTAQSSADAFDVTIFCDATGLTIFNYRNMIPIFVSPEVTVQGSEITVTRTQLPMGEELLLSFQAEMTCKERTCAESSPNLTIPANVTYRSVAVQQAANSSQFQGIDYGPLTDSVCLGFNLVELTSLFRNYGYIGLALVVFLLVGIIVGILCCFLLCRTRGMQVRPLRGKSKKKRGGLFSGLKSRLKGLGSWFGELNFASILTFRDISKMFRWLDNLDIKSSIDLDIKLQGHRLQLMINSINIQLQKLRHRGQISKPLLDRIQDKFNKAWRALCRRLDEEYQKALSKLHKRLAAKNKDKVDSLQKKHEEERKQLIDKTTNTSEKERRELVKLLDQQHQVETEELSYRLQLEQAEEEEKIRKEFELKKRVGLKELQHNLLKDVAEQAELSEEEAARIMREHKENQATINRLMDEEMSRQRMLLEEKLAQRRAMAKAKEHQEDHNKKVLNTLATQQAGIVQEMREDGKLSAEQEKMFKERIRREMLAARERHDKARESQEAALQKRLAELKKKRLAEKEAEQRKEVEEFEKKQKEMQSEGEGDVDDYIDVRHQLMSRHVTEMNNLEISLDKDASDQLERLTFDLTKQAQDEIVMFKDRMCAELGSAGLKEKQRDEILAQHRRELEQLNEVHEEQKRKQTRELEHRLKEKRAELAKRAELERQEQEKIRAREEKIVGHLINAQTAISEEDKEKILREHEKNVATLENNLTLNKLHQRRMLEEKLAQRRAKAMEKLQKKQIKQEKKRQRYRGSDSEGEQDNVTLLKQQLQERISLLSEESQARTDDDIETIRVEMLQERAQALKDQEERLGGLLSSLQMERARELATIEEQREALNKLTTNLVDELSDKGVLTDPECKKVIEQHKKDVDKLEKKLHHQRQRQEEELKKKLTEKMMQREKSMLQLHEERLREIHSQEASKTAARFKMAAMKNKYMMESEKHRQKMERGVEQNLEDYRRQWEVKRKQALQEQELKFISGLVKTGRFEREELCSVLTLLFPHNTDIGQMLEKIYTEGSNSSDESDDGRRKKSRGISRRESTLALRIREATLGPYTPPPSTKNKKKRKEGALKRLKKKKHLPPLRNAPETRPEPLGGVDSPHLQE